The sequence below is a genomic window from Corynebacterium afermentans subsp. afermentans.
ATCACGCTTCCCAGCAATCCGGACAGGTTATGCCCTGGCAGTTCTCCCTCGGCGCAGGATAGTGCTGCGCTGGCCCAACCGACGAGTCCCTGAGACAGGGCGACCATGGCCCACAGACACAGGGCGTTCGCCCTGATCTCCCCTCGGAAGTTGCGGGCGATGGTCAATAGCACCGCCCCAGCCGCGCGCGGGCGTTCTAGCGCGTCGACGATGAGAAAGTCGCGCAGTCTGCTTCCGGAGAGCATGGCGGCAAACAGCTCGACATCGTCTGGGGTGTTGAATACGTCGTCGATGATGATGTCGCCTTCGATGTCGATGAGCCCCATGTTCGGTGCTGCAGCAAACACACCGCATGCTTTATCGATGTGGGCATGCGCGACTGCCGGGGCATGCTTCAGATGGCAGAAGAGTTCGGTGCCGCGTTTATGCGCGCCGGGTGTGAGAGCTTCCCCCGTTTCCGCATCAGGCTCAAACACCGGAGCAAAGTGGGAGAATACTTCGCTTTTGTGCAGCTCCGGCAGGACTCCGTGGTCGATGAGCGGGCCCATCGGCTCTGCGGCCGCCACCGACGTCACGGTGCCCTGCTCGTATCCTTCGCTCCACTCCCACACTGCGTTGGCGGTATCCGGGTCGGGCCCAAATAGCAGCTGGTAAGGCGTACCGTCGGCGATTTCAGAAACAGTCCAGCAGGCTTCAACGATCTCCCCGAAGGCGTCCGCCGCCATTCGCAATCCTTCCGCAGCTACCGAAACCATCTGCGATTCCGGCACCCGCGTCACAATCACTGCGAAGGTGGCCACATGACGTGGTAGCGGAATTCGTTGCAGCGCGCGCTGGATACTTTCGGTGTTGCCCACATCGGCGTCGAGGTAGGCCCCAATCTCCAACGTTGGAGAGGCCCCTGGCGGACTGTACGCGTTAATGAGCACTACCGACTCGTTGGGAAAGTAGCCCAGTGCGGCGGGAATGGACGCGATGAGTTGTGCCGGCGAACGGAGAAGTTCCGCGCTCGGATACGGCGTGATTGGAGTGGTCGGACGGTTTGTTTCGTGCGGTTGTGGCTGAATATCCATAACTGTTAGACGCTCGCCGGGCGGTTTCGGTTCCATGGGGCGTGAAATTTTCTCAACGCCACTTCCTACGCATCCTTTTCGGCCGCGGTGCCACCTTGCGGTTGCTGGTCGGGCACAATGGAATATTCTGCGACACCAACCGTTGTGTGGGTGGAGCACTAAAGCCGGTAAGGCGAGCGATTTCAGGAGGCCGAAAACCATGACGCAGGAACGTCCTATGTACGAACTTGAGTACCCAGCTCCGCAGGTGAGCGGGGAGCCTCAAAACGGTCCTGCCCTGATCGTCGCAATGCACGGTTACGCCGATGCAGGCCACGCCATTGAGTCCGCCGCTGACCACCTCAAGGCGGCGCTGGAGTCGAGGACAGTGGCAACGTTTAGCAACGACGAGCTGATTGATTATCGCTCCCGCCGCCCGACGGTGACGTTGTCGCACGCCGAGATCACCGATGTGGCTGATCTGCAGTTGGACATGCGTGTTGTGCGCGATGAGAAGGGCCAGTCCTTCCTGTTGCTTTCCGGCCCGGAGCCGGACCTGCGCTGGGAGGCCTTTAGTAGTGCGGTGGCGGATCTCGCGGACCGGTTCGGCGTGAGCAAGACCATTTGTCTTTACGCGGCTCCGATGGGCGCTCCGCACACCCGTCCCCTGGTGGTCTCCGCGCACGGCAACGACCGCGAGTTGGTCGGCTCCATGTTCACCTTCGACGGCATGGTCAGCGTGCCGGGCTCCGCATCGGTCTTTATTGAGCGGGAGCTGCACAAGCGCGGCCGCCCGGTTGCCGGGTACACGGCGCACGTGCCGCACTACGTGGCCGCCTCGCCGTACCCTCACGCGACGTTCCAGCTGCTGCAGTCCGTTGAGGATTCCACGAGCCTGCAGTTCCCGCTGCGTTCCTTGGAGGCGGATATGCGCCGGGTGTCGCAGCAGCTGGCGGAGCAGACGCACAACTCGGACGAGATCACGCACGTGGTGCAGGCTCTTGAGGAGCACTACGACCGGGAGATGCAGGAGTACCGCGACCGGCACCCGCAGGCGATGATGCCGGGCGAGGCGCAGATGCCCAGCGGCGAGGAGATCAGCGAGGCGTTTGAGAACTACCTCACCGCCATCGAGGACCGGGACCGCAACGAGCAGCGCAGCCTCCCCCACAGCGAAGAGACGGATCAGCGCCTACGCGACCATTTCTTCATCGATCCTTCAGCTCCCGAGCGTTCGCTTGACGACGACCAAGGGGATTCCACCGGAGGCGACACCACCGACGGTGGCGGCGACGGAGACGGCCCCCGTTAGCGTGTCGGCCGGTCGGCTACGGTGAATGCTGTGATGCTGACCGATTTGCTTGAAGACATTGCGCAGGCCCCCGAATCACTGTTCGAGGACGCCGTGTGGGACTCGTTCAATTCATGGACGTCTTCCCGTGGCATCTCGCTGTATCCGGCGCAGGAGGAGGCCTCGCTCGCGCTGCTTGCGGGCGACAACGTCATCTTGGCCACCCCGACCGGCTCGGGAAAGTCGATGGTGGCCAACGCCGCGCACTTCATCGCGATGGCGCGCGGCCAGCGCACGTTTTACACCGCACCGATTAAGGCGCTGGTGAGCGAGAAGTTCTTTGCGCTGTGCGAGATTTTCGGCGCGGAGAATGTCGGCATGATGACGGGCGACGCGTCCGTGAACTCGAACGCCCCGATCATCGCCGCCACCGCCGAGATCGTGGCCAACATCGCGCTGCGCGAAGGCAAGGACGCCCGGATCGACCAGGTGGTGATGGACGAGTTCCACTACTACTCGGAGCCGGAACGCGGCTGGGCGTGGCAGGTGCCGCTGCTGGAGCTGCCGAAGGCGCAGTTTTTGCTCATGTCCGCCACCTTGGGCGACACCGCCTGGCTGGAGAAGGACCTCACCGAGCGCACGGGCCGCAAGACCACCTACGTCGGCGGCGCGGAGCGCCCGGTTCCCTTGGACTTCCACTACGTGTTCTCCCCCGTGCACGAAACCATCGAGGAGCTGCTCGAAGACAACAAGGCGCCAATTTACGTGGTGCACTTTTCCCAGCGCGAGGCCACGGAGCGGGCGCAGGCGCTGACGAGCATGAACATCATCACCCCCGAGGAAAAGCAGCGCATCGCAGACGAGATCGGGGACTTCCGCTTTACCACGACCTTCGGCAAAACCCTGTCCAAGCTGGTTCGTCGTGGCATCGGTGTGCACCACGCGGGCATGCTGCCGAAGTACCGCCGCCTGGTGGAGCGGCTTTCCCAGACAGGGCTGTTGAAGGTCATCTGCGGCACCGACACATTGGGCGTGGGCATTAACGTGCCTATCCGCACGGTGCTGATCACCGGCTTGGCCAAGTTCGACGGCACCCGCCAACGCATCTTGAAGTCCCGCGAGTTCCACCAGATCGCCGGGCGTGCCGGGCGTGCGGGTTATGACACCGAGGGCACTGTCGTGGTCGAGGCCCCGGAGCACGAGATCGAGAACGTGAAGCTGCGCCGCAAGGCGGGCGACGACCCGAAGAAGCTGAAGAAGATCCGCAAGAAGTCAGCCCGCGACGGCGAGGTCAGCTGGTCCGAGAACACCTTCGAGCGCCTCAAGGTGGCCGAGCCGGAGGAGCTGACCAGCCAGTTCAAGGTGTCCAACTCTATGCTGCTCAACGTGGTGGCACGGCCCGGCGACGGCTACGAGCACATGCGCCACTTGCTGCGCACGAACCACAACCCGCGCGCGAAGCAGAACCGCGACATCATCCAGGCCGTGAACCTGTTCCGCGGCTTGATCAACGCCGGGGTAGTCGAGCGCACGCCAGACTCGCCCGCGTTCCGCCCGTACACGCTCACCCAGGAGCTGGACCGCGACTTCGCGCTGAACCAGCCGCTGTCCCCCTTCGCATTGGCGTTCCTCACGTTGCTCGACCCTGAGTCGGACGCGTACACCCTCGACGTCATCTCAACGTTCGAGGCGATTCTGGACGACCCGAGACAGCTGCTCCAAGCCCAGCAAACAGCGGCTCGCGGCGAAGAGATCGCCGCTCTGAAAGCAGAGGGGGTGGACTATACGGAGCGGATGGCCATCATTGAGGACGTCACCTACCCCAAGCCGCTTGCTGACGAACTAGAGGAGGCGTTCGCCACCTTCACGGAAGGCAATCCGTGGGCGAAAGAATTCGAGCTGTCGCCGAAATCGGTTGTGCGCGACATGATCGAGCACGCGATGACGTTTTCGGACCTCATCGCCACCTATGGTCTGGCCCGCTCGGAGGGCGTGGTGCTGCGCTACCTCACCGATGCGTGGCGCACCCTTTCCTATTCCATCCCGGACACCTACATGAACGATGATCTTGAGGACATCGTCGTGTGGCTCGGCGAGTTGATCCGACAGGTCGACTCGTCGCTCATCGACGAATGGGCGCACATGACCGGCGACGACCAGCCCGTGAGTCAAGACACCATCGACCGCGAGCTCGCGTTCGGTGTGGAAGACCCCACGGCGCTCACCGCCAACCGCCGCGCCTTCACCATCATGGTGCGCAACTATTTTTTCCGCCTAGTGGAACTTTTCGCGTACGAGAAGGAGGACCAGCTGGAGGACATGCTGGGCTACCTGGAGCCGGACGCGCGGGTGGACTGGCCAGCTGCAATGGACGACTACTTCGACGAATACACGGATGTGGACCTGGGCCCCGACGCGCGCGGCCCGGAGTTCTTCCGGCTGGAGGACTCTGCCGGCCGAGCGTGGAGGGTCACCCAAATTATCAAGGACCCCGAGGGGGACAACGCG
It includes:
- a CDS encoding DUF4192 domain-containing protein; the protein is MEPKPPGERLTVMDIQPQPHETNRPTTPITPYPSAELLRSPAQLIASIPAALGYFPNESVVLINAYSPPGASPTLEIGAYLDADVGNTESIQRALQRIPLPRHVATFAVIVTRVPESQMVSVAAEGLRMAADAFGEIVEACWTVSEIADGTPYQLLFGPDPDTANAVWEWSEGYEQGTVTSVAAAEPMGPLIDHGVLPELHKSEVFSHFAPVFEPDAETGEALTPGAHKRGTELFCHLKHAPAVAHAHIDKACGVFAAAPNMGLIDIEGDIIIDDVFNTPDDVELFAAMLSGSRLRDFLIVDALERPRAAGAVLLTIARNFRGEIRANALCLWAMVALSQGLVGWASAALSCAEGELPGHNLSGLLGSVMDVGQGHAVLELCRQGCVDTWSELER
- a CDS encoding PAC2 family protein, with translation MYELEYPAPQVSGEPQNGPALIVAMHGYADAGHAIESAADHLKAALESRTVATFSNDELIDYRSRRPTVTLSHAEITDVADLQLDMRVVRDEKGQSFLLLSGPEPDLRWEAFSSAVADLADRFGVSKTICLYAAPMGAPHTRPLVVSAHGNDRELVGSMFTFDGMVSVPGSASVFIERELHKRGRPVAGYTAHVPHYVAASPYPHATFQLLQSVEDSTSLQFPLRSLEADMRRVSQQLAEQTHNSDEITHVVQALEEHYDREMQEYRDRHPQAMMPGEAQMPSGEEISEAFENYLTAIEDRDRNEQRSLPHSEETDQRLRDHFFIDPSAPERSLDDDQGDSTGGDTTDGGGDGDGPR
- a CDS encoding DEAD/DEAH box helicase; translation: MLTDLLEDIAQAPESLFEDAVWDSFNSWTSSRGISLYPAQEEASLALLAGDNVILATPTGSGKSMVANAAHFIAMARGQRTFYTAPIKALVSEKFFALCEIFGAENVGMMTGDASVNSNAPIIAATAEIVANIALREGKDARIDQVVMDEFHYYSEPERGWAWQVPLLELPKAQFLLMSATLGDTAWLEKDLTERTGRKTTYVGGAERPVPLDFHYVFSPVHETIEELLEDNKAPIYVVHFSQREATERAQALTSMNIITPEEKQRIADEIGDFRFTTTFGKTLSKLVRRGIGVHHAGMLPKYRRLVERLSQTGLLKVICGTDTLGVGINVPIRTVLITGLAKFDGTRQRILKSREFHQIAGRAGRAGYDTEGTVVVEAPEHEIENVKLRRKAGDDPKKLKKIRKKSARDGEVSWSENTFERLKVAEPEELTSQFKVSNSMLLNVVARPGDGYEHMRHLLRTNHNPRAKQNRDIIQAVNLFRGLINAGVVERTPDSPAFRPYTLTQELDRDFALNQPLSPFALAFLTLLDPESDAYTLDVISTFEAILDDPRQLLQAQQTAARGEEIAALKAEGVDYTERMAIIEDVTYPKPLADELEEAFATFTEGNPWAKEFELSPKSVVRDMIEHAMTFSDLIATYGLARSEGVVLRYLTDAWRTLSYSIPDTYMNDDLEDIVVWLGELIRQVDSSLIDEWAHMTGDDQPVSQDTIDRELAFGVEDPTALTANRRAFTIMVRNYFFRLVELFAYEKEDQLEDMLGYLEPDARVDWPAAMDDYFDEYTDVDLGPDARGPEFFRLEDSAGRAWRVTQIIKDPEGDNAFQLHGVVDLDASDEAGEVRLSSLGIREG